One genomic region from Haloarcula taiwanensis encodes:
- a CDS encoding phosphate ABC transporter substrate-binding protein → MMTDSPSGGFSRRRFLTSSGAIGALALAGCTEQSSDGSDGSTGNNGGSTDSSGSGQLSGEITITGSSTVFPLATAVANEFQKQHGQVNISLSSTGSGGGFSNHFCVGNAEFNNASRPISSEEKQLCADNDIEFHEIQVATDAVTVIVNTENDWVDCVTPEQLRQMWRADGASTWADVNSDWPDEPINRFGAADTSGTFDYFNEAILGEEADHTSNYEATEQDNLILQGVQQDQYAIGYFGFAYYQSNTDAVTALSIDNGDGCVEPSLETAKAGDYQPLSRPLFTYPQKGALAEEHVAEFARYFIEQSANTELVAEDIGYVPRTEEAMQAELDALNEVIDEVQ, encoded by the coding sequence ATGATGACAGATTCACCGAGCGGTGGTTTCTCCCGCCGTCGTTTTCTGACGAGCTCCGGTGCAATCGGAGCGCTGGCACTGGCCGGCTGTACTGAACAGTCCTCTGATGGCAGTGACGGAAGCACCGGTAACAACGGTGGCAGCACCGACAGTAGCGGCAGCGGACAGCTGTCCGGTGAAATTACGATCACGGGGAGCAGCACGGTGTTCCCCCTCGCGACGGCCGTCGCAAACGAATTCCAGAAGCAACACGGCCAAGTCAACATCAGTCTCTCCTCTACGGGGTCCGGTGGCGGCTTCAGCAACCACTTCTGTGTCGGAAACGCCGAGTTCAACAACGCCTCACGGCCGATTTCTAGCGAAGAGAAGCAGCTCTGTGCCGATAACGACATTGAGTTCCACGAGATTCAGGTCGCCACCGACGCGGTGACCGTTATCGTCAACACGGAGAACGACTGGGTCGATTGCGTGACGCCGGAGCAGCTCAGACAGATGTGGCGCGCAGACGGTGCGTCGACCTGGGCGGACGTGAATTCGGACTGGCCCGATGAGCCGATCAACCGGTTCGGTGCCGCCGACACGTCCGGGACGTTCGATTACTTCAACGAGGCGATTCTCGGCGAGGAAGCGGACCACACCAGCAACTACGAAGCCACCGAACAGGATAACCTCATCCTGCAGGGCGTCCAGCAGGACCAGTACGCCATCGGCTACTTCGGTTTCGCCTACTACCAGAGTAACACGGACGCAGTCACGGCACTCAGCATTGACAACGGCGACGGCTGTGTCGAGCCTTCACTGGAGACAGCCAAGGCCGGCGACTACCAGCCCCTTTCTCGCCCCCTGTTCACCTATCCACAGAAGGGCGCGCTCGCCGAGGAGCACGTCGCCGAGTTCGCTCGGTATTTCATCGAACAGAGCGCCAACACTGAACTCGTCGCCGAGGACATCGGCTACGTCCCACGGACAGAGGAAGCGATGCAGGCGGAACTCGACGCCCTCAACGAAGTTATCGACGAGGTCCAGTAA
- a CDS encoding phosphate ABC transporter permease subunit PstC → MSNEGQTPDLAGDRGFRSVRESAYKYALAGCAVLSVLTTVSIIGVLVLDAAEFFAEVPVLAFLTGTTFSPNLEPVSFGVLPLVLGTILITIGAGALALPTGVLTAIYLSEYASDRTRSILKPMLEVLAGVPTVVYGYFAIVYVTPALNAAITWLNGAFGTGFDELGLFNGLSASIVVGIMIIPMVSSISEDAMSSVPDSLRQAGYGLGATKFNVSLTIVVPAAVSGIASSFILAISRAIGETMAVVLAAGSQPPDIPPVQQAFGIPYVAPADVIGLFTESSATMTVAMVNIAQGDISGGSTAYQSLFAIGLTLFVITLAMNVVSDLVASRYREVYE, encoded by the coding sequence ATGAGCAACGAAGGACAGACGCCAGACCTAGCAGGGGATCGAGGGTTCAGGTCGGTCCGTGAGTCGGCATACAAATACGCGCTGGCGGGCTGTGCCGTCCTATCCGTCCTGACGACGGTGAGTATCATCGGGGTGCTCGTCCTGGACGCCGCGGAGTTTTTCGCCGAGGTGCCAGTCCTCGCGTTCTTGACCGGAACGACGTTCAGCCCGAACCTCGAACCGGTCTCGTTCGGCGTGTTGCCCCTCGTTCTCGGGACGATTCTCATCACCATCGGCGCGGGCGCGCTCGCGCTCCCGACCGGCGTGTTGACCGCGATATACCTCAGTGAGTACGCGAGCGACCGCACGCGGTCGATACTCAAACCGATGCTCGAAGTGCTCGCCGGCGTCCCGACCGTCGTCTACGGCTACTTCGCTATCGTCTACGTCACGCCCGCGCTGAACGCCGCAATCACGTGGCTCAACGGCGCGTTCGGGACCGGCTTCGACGAGCTGGGGCTGTTCAACGGGCTCTCGGCTTCCATCGTCGTCGGCATCATGATTATCCCGATGGTCTCCTCTATCAGCGAGGACGCGATGAGTTCGGTCCCGGACTCACTGCGCCAGGCCGGCTACGGCCTCGGAGCGACGAAGTTCAATGTCTCACTGACTATCGTCGTGCCGGCGGCGGTTTCCGGTATCGCCTCGTCGTTCATCCTCGCTATCTCGCGGGCCATCGGCGAGACGATGGCTGTCGTACTGGCCGCGGGGTCGCAGCCGCCGGATATACCGCCCGTCCAGCAGGCCTTCGGCATCCCGTACGTGGCACCGGCTGACGTGATCGGGCTCTTTACCGAGAGCTCTGCGACAATGACCGTCGCGATGGTCAACATCGCACAGGGGGACATCTCCGGCGGGTCGACCGCGTACCAGTCACTGTTCGCTATCGGGCTCACGCTGTTCGTCATCACGCTGGCGATGAACGTCGTCAGCGACCTCGTGGCGAGTCGCTACCGGGAGGTTTACGAGTAA